The Chlorocebus sabaeus isolate Y175 chromosome 1, mChlSab1.0.hap1, whole genome shotgun sequence genome includes a region encoding these proteins:
- the PLET1 gene encoding LOW QUALITY PROTEIN: placenta-expressed transcript 1 protein (The sequence of the model RefSeq protein was modified relative to this genomic sequence to represent the inferred CDS: inserted 1 base in 1 codon; substituted 1 base at 1 genomic stop codon), whose product MAVLHAMLLQPLKMFLCLSLQLSSATFIRYSNTCFTFDEYYTITLDIKASSHIYESNAVYSGFVSVNDSVYAVVRKALDKNGDSVGLWQRADENCYSNSTFYVKDQYMTVLEAQWQAPKSENITEVEIXAFSVQTRALTILSTLKLTEKVSTLTLAAKILQSSALKPFFLITPKSIRLKSLANRVFSRPITDAIYILLXFLTSTLLF is encoded by the exons ATGGCAGTCCTCCATGCCATGCTGCTGCAGCCACTGAAGAtgtttctgtgcctcagtctaCAGCTTTCTTCTGCCACCTTTATAAGGTACAGTAACACCTGCTTCACCTTTGATGAATATTACACCATCACCCTAGACATCAAGGCCAGTTCACATATCTACGAAAGCAATGCAGTCTATTCTG GATTCGTTTCCGTGAATGACAGCGTCTATGCTGTGGTCAGGAAAGCCTTGGACAAGAACGGTGACTCAGTGGGCCTCTGGCAAAGAGCGGATGAAAACTGCTACAGCAACTCCACGTTTTACGTGAAAGATCAATACATGACAGTCCTAGAGGCACAGTGGCAAGCTCCTAAATCTGAGAACATAACTGAAGTGGAGATATA AGCTTTCTCTGTGCAGACCAGAGCCCTGACTATACTTTCTACTCTGAAGCTGACAGAAAAAG TGTCAACCTTAACCTTAGCTGCCAAGATTCTCCAGAGCTCAGCCTTGAAGCCTTTCTTCTTGATTACGCCCAAGAGTATCAGACTCAAAAGCTTGGCCAACCGAGTCTTCAGCAGACCCATCACAGATGCCATTTATatcctgc gctttctcaccAGCACACTTCTCTTCTAA